In a single window of the Magnetococcales bacterium genome:
- a CDS encoding acyl carrier protein — protein sequence MTEEKIYQVLTPIFRDVFDDPQLEVTRELCADDVPEWDSLSNIQMVVAVEQHFKIRFTTQELSSNRHVGDFVAMILAKITV from the coding sequence ATGACCGAAGAGAAAATCTACCAGGTGTTGACACCCATCTTCCGGGATGTCTTCGACGATCCGCAGTTGGAGGTCACCAGGGAGTTGTGCGCGGACGATGTGCCGGAGTGGGACAGTCTGAGCAACATCCAGATGGTGGTGGCTGTGGAACAACACTTCAAGATCCGCTTTACCACTCAGGAGCTTTCGTCCAACCGCCATGTAGGCGATTTTGTGGCGATGATCCTGGCCAAGATCACCGTCTGA